In Phragmites australis chromosome 24, lpPhrAust1.1, whole genome shotgun sequence, the following are encoded in one genomic region:
- the LOC133907977 gene encoding cold-regulated protein 27-like isoform X2, producing the protein MGDVSLNQPWINDEAPPCSIAKRDQVQGLRSAGWTNERHNSYISSMEASFVEQLYGHENHGLDVNKRHFGNNGFKVIQEGLCNNLRFERKDVHPHDGGIRCLPENPWIRRFRPRNVGVNRHGDGVEASVDDYGSGTDTVREKVRTHGREVKTCAEENFIGKSKEVSDQNFSEEEFGANDEPCKKKRPTSSSAVPNDQPT; encoded by the exons ATGGGGGATGTGTCGTTGAACCAGCCGTGGATCAACGACGAGGCGCCTCCGTGCAGTATTGCCAAG CGTGATCAAGTTCAAGGCTTGAGGTCAGCTGGATGGACAAATGAGAGGCACAACTCATACATAAGTTCCATGGAGGCATCCTTTGTAGAGCAACTCTATGGACATGAGAACCATGGGCTTGATGTGAATAAGAGGCATTTTGGTAACAATGGGTTCAAGGTGATCCAAGAGGGTCTTTGTAATAACCTCAGGTTTGAGAGGAAGGATGTTCACCCGCATGATGGGGGCATAAGATGCCTTCCTGAGAATCCGTGGATAAGGCGTTTCAGGCCACGCAATGTTGGTGTGAATCGCCATGGTGATGGGGTGGAGGCTTCAGTGGATGACTATGGTTCAGGTACTGATACGGTCCGAGAGAAGGTCCGGACACATGGAAGAGAAGTGAAGACCTGTGCTGAAGAAAACTTTATTGGTAAAAGCAAAG AGGTCTCAGATCAAAACTTTTCTGAAGAGGAGTTTGGAGCCAATGATGAACCATGCAAGAAAAAGAGGCCTACTTCTTCCAGTGCTGTACCAAATGATCAGCCAACATAA
- the LOC133907977 gene encoding cold-regulated protein 27-like isoform X3, with protein sequence MGDVSLNQPWINDEAPPCSIAKQRDQVQGLRSAGWTNERHNSYISSMEASFVEQLYGHENHGLDVNKRHFGNNGFKVIQEGLCNNLRFERKDVHPHDGGIRCLPENPWIRRFRPRNVGVNRHGDGVEASVDDYGSGTDTVREKVRTHGREVKTCAEENFIEVSDQNFSEEEFGANDEPCKKKRPTSSSAVPNDQPT encoded by the exons ATGGGGGATGTGTCGTTGAACCAGCCGTGGATCAACGACGAGGCGCCTCCGTGCAGTATTGCCAAG CAGCGTGATCAAGTTCAAGGCTTGAGGTCAGCTGGATGGACAAATGAGAGGCACAACTCATACATAAGTTCCATGGAGGCATCCTTTGTAGAGCAACTCTATGGACATGAGAACCATGGGCTTGATGTGAATAAGAGGCATTTTGGTAACAATGGGTTCAAGGTGATCCAAGAGGGTCTTTGTAATAACCTCAGGTTTGAGAGGAAGGATGTTCACCCGCATGATGGGGGCATAAGATGCCTTCCTGAGAATCCGTGGATAAGGCGTTTCAGGCCACGCAATGTTGGTGTGAATCGCCATGGTGATGGGGTGGAGGCTTCAGTGGATGACTATGGTTCAGGTACTGATACGGTCCGAGAGAAGGTCCGGACACATGGAAGAGAAGTGAAGACCTGTGCTGAAGAAAACTTTATTG AGGTCTCAGATCAAAACTTTTCTGAAGAGGAGTTTGGAGCCAATGATGAACCATGCAAGAAAAAGAGGCCTACTTCTTCCAGTGCTGTACCAAATGATCAGCCAACATAA
- the LOC133907977 gene encoding cold-regulated protein 27-like isoform X1, producing MGDVSLNQPWINDEAPPCSIAKQRDQVQGLRSAGWTNERHNSYISSMEASFVEQLYGHENHGLDVNKRHFGNNGFKVIQEGLCNNLRFERKDVHPHDGGIRCLPENPWIRRFRPRNVGVNRHGDGVEASVDDYGSGTDTVREKVRTHGREVKTCAEENFIGKSKEVSDQNFSEEEFGANDEPCKKKRPTSSSAVPNDQPT from the exons ATGGGGGATGTGTCGTTGAACCAGCCGTGGATCAACGACGAGGCGCCTCCGTGCAGTATTGCCAAG CAGCGTGATCAAGTTCAAGGCTTGAGGTCAGCTGGATGGACAAATGAGAGGCACAACTCATACATAAGTTCCATGGAGGCATCCTTTGTAGAGCAACTCTATGGACATGAGAACCATGGGCTTGATGTGAATAAGAGGCATTTTGGTAACAATGGGTTCAAGGTGATCCAAGAGGGTCTTTGTAATAACCTCAGGTTTGAGAGGAAGGATGTTCACCCGCATGATGGGGGCATAAGATGCCTTCCTGAGAATCCGTGGATAAGGCGTTTCAGGCCACGCAATGTTGGTGTGAATCGCCATGGTGATGGGGTGGAGGCTTCAGTGGATGACTATGGTTCAGGTACTGATACGGTCCGAGAGAAGGTCCGGACACATGGAAGAGAAGTGAAGACCTGTGCTGAAGAAAACTTTATTGGTAAAAGCAAAG AGGTCTCAGATCAAAACTTTTCTGAAGAGGAGTTTGGAGCCAATGATGAACCATGCAAGAAAAAGAGGCCTACTTCTTCCAGTGCTGTACCAAATGATCAGCCAACATAA